The Pseudomonadota bacterium DNA segment GTCTGGTGCGTTGTGAGAGGCGGCAGGGGGCGGCAGGCAGGGGCACCGGGGACGGCCGACGGCCCCTATACGGCCCTTCCCAAGTCAGGCCAGCCAGCTCTCCCGAGGGAGCCGCAGCCGCTCGAAGGCTCGGTCGGCGGTGACCAGGGTAAGGCCGTACGCCAGCGCGTGTACCGCGATCGCGAGGTCGAAGTCGCTCATCCGCTGCCCCGCCTTTTCGAGCCGGGCCTTGCGCTCTCCGAAACGCCGGCTGACCTCGTCGCTCCAGGGCAGGCGGACGAGCTCCGACCCGATCGCGGACCACTGTGCCTCGAGCGCCCTGCGGCGCTTCGACGCCGGGCGGTAGCGCAGCCACCTCAATCTCGGCCGCGGTCACCTGGGAGATCGCAACGTCCTCGCGCGGCGTCCCCGCCACCCGCGTCGGCACACCCGGACCGCCGCGCATCAAGGCGCTCGCTCGGCGTGGTCGGCGGGCTTCCTGAAGGCGATCGGAACCCCGCGTCCCGAGCTCAAGGCCGTGGACGAGATGACGGGAGCACCGATCCCCGCTTGCCAGCGAGTCCTCTCCACCTTGTGCGGATAGGCGAAGGAACAGAATTTCTCGAGGCCCGCAAACCTCCCTCGCGTCCCTCCCCCGGGGGAGATCAGCTGCTGCTGCGGCCTTCCGCGAGCGGGCCCGAGGCGCCGGAAGTGGCGCCGTGTGACCATGCCTGTCACGGCGTAGGGCGAGCTTGGGCTCGATTCGTACACTCCGCACAGGGCAGGAGGCGGCGGGCGTGACAAAGTTGACCTTCGGAATCCCGGGGCTCCTTACCAGCCTTGTCCTGTTCTCGGGGTTCTCGATTGTCGAGATGATGTCCGCCGACGAGTCTGCTCAGTATTTCGGACAACCGACAATCGATTTCGTGAAGGCGAACAAGCCCTGGTTATTCGCACTCATCGTCCTGCTGTTCCTAGGTCAGCAATTGATGCTGCGCTGGCCCAAGACCGCCTCGCCCTCCGAG contains these protein-coding regions:
- a CDS encoding type II toxin-antitoxin system VapC family toxin; amino-acid sequence: MRWLRYRPASKRRRALEAQWSAIGSELVRLPWSDEVSRRFGERKARLEKAGQRMSDFDLAIAVHALAYGLTLVTADRAFERLRLPRESWLA